Below is a window of Malus domestica chromosome 13, GDT2T_hap1 DNA.
TTTATATCAGAACTCTTTTAAGGTTTGATGAGAGCTTCAATAGTTCTATTGCAACTCCTCTCAAAAGAAGAACAGATTAAACTCAAATCGGATAAGTCCCGGGCAAAGAATCACATTCCAAGGCAGTGGGTTATAGTAATAAAGAATTTTCGGTTGAGCGCAAATCCCATAACAATAAAATCATAAAACCTACACTGCTTTAAGATACAGCATAAAGTTATTCAAAATTGTCATACAGGCTACTGTCCTCAATAATGCTAGAGAAAGACCGGATATACAAAAGTATGAAAACGGACCATTTTTCTTTATCCTCAAGCATCGGGGCTGGCTCAAGGGATATCATGAATAAAACCTATAATAGACAATCAATAAGTTACTTATCCCCTCAACAAACAATAActagaaagggaaaaaaaggaggaattttttttaacaaattaacATTCAACCACATAACCATTGAGCCATGAACACACATCACATCACAGGATCCATTCTTATGCTTGGTTATAACAATTTTGCTACTTGTGTGTATCAGAGGCCATCTACAAGGTATAGTTCTCTTGAAACATCCAATTTTTCTTACAAGCAATAATAGGGAGGGGGGAATCGAGATCAGTAACTCGGGTGCAGGGGTGCATACTCTTAAGCAATTCAGCTACAAGCCccttgagaaaaataaaatctttaCTAATGCTATCTTTTAACCTATTGTCAATAAAAGCAATGAAGGAAAGATTATGCAACAAAGAAAGTGACATCTGTGTTCCAATTGAACATGCAACCTTGGTAGAAACTGAAATGAAAAATATGTAATTTAACTTTCGAGTAATTAGAAACTAAAAAGTTAAAGTACTAACCCTCATTGGATGCACCGAAGATCTTGGAGGGAGGCCCTGAAAATAATTACAAGGAGAATATGACAATGATCAATGATCGTTGCTATGAATGGTGTGATCTCGTGAAGAAATATGAGTAATTAATTGGTGCTAAGACATAAACAACTATTTCATCATGGGAGCTAATAATACCAGTGTTCTCTACATAGGATACAATAGTCATAAGTCCCATTTCAGTTTTGAAAAGAACATCCTGAACATATATTACCTCTGCCATTTCAATTGCAGAAACACCAAGAGCCCATACATCCACCTGGAATTATACCAAGAAGTCAGTCTTGCTAAGGGCAGCATATATAGAAGAAACAAGCAAGACAAAGGAAATAAAATTGTGTACAGTAGAAATGAATCACATGATACCTTTCCATCATAACGACTTTCCTGAATAACTTCTGGAGCCATCCAATGTGGAGTGCCAATGAACtgagaataaaataaataaaactttctTGTATCAAGCACAAACAGAGTATCACCAAAAAGCCAAGGTTTGTAACCGTCCTTCCTATAAAACCATGATATGTTAGTAATTGTCAAGTCCAGGGAATCGGATTCCCTTGATTATTACTTTTAAAAGTCCCAGAAAGATACCCGctattaaaaaaagggaaaacaatAAGCATTTGGCCTTTACAGCAAACTAATATTACTTTTAAAAGTCCCGGAATGATACCCagcatttagaaagaaaaaaaacaataagcATTTGACCTTTAGAGCAAACTACTAGCAATTTCTGAACCCATAAGGGAAAATTTTGGGAAAACAAATTAAGTCAAATTAAACAGAATTATACAGCAAGCAGCTATTACATACATCTtatcaaaacaattaacatACCGTGTTGCGCTTTGACATGGTTCTTGTAAGTTGAGCTGCAACACCAAAATCACCTGCCAACATTGTCATACACCAAAGTTGAGTTAGAGTGTTGTTAAAAgcacaagaaaaattaaaacagaacagAATAGTACAGAACATACTCCATTTCCATTGTCAACTTGGAatgttgaaaaattaattaaagggaaAAAGCCCCTTGGCACTTTTTTTAGGATGCAATAATGCCACTAAGGTTTTGAAGGATTACAAAAGAGTATGAACATCATCAGGTGTGAAAGAACTGCATAATTTGGATGTAAAGAACATCCAAAACTTTAATGAGATAGTACTGCATATAAACGAATGATAATTGCACTCACCCAACTTGACATCTCCTTGCTCAGTTAACAGAATATTACCACCCTTAATATCTCTGTGGACCTTGAAAATCGAGTGCAGATAAGCAAGGCCCTGTACAAAACAAATATTGTTCAAATACAGCAAACACTTCACACTGAAAAATATAAACTGATTAGAAAATGAATGTATGTAAAGCGGCATCAGCACTGAATAATTTTTTGAGATAGTTTACTTTACTTGCACATATAGAATTGAGAGAACATATATGAAGCATTTTATAGGCACTTCATGACAAAATTTAGGCATAAAAAATCAGGGGAGAACCCCTTAATGAGATGCAATTGTTTGCTTTGAACTCGAATATCCAATCAAAATTGATCTTACCTTCAACGCCTCCCTACAAATGAAGGCTATTTGATACTCCTCCAGAGCATCCTCGGTAACATTCATCAAGTCGGCAACACTGCCACCACCACAGTACTCCATCACAATCTAACAAGACACAACAACAGAGCAGTCTACGGTCTCAGAACTTGCACTAACCTACTTAcaaaaaacgaaacaaaacaaaacaaaaaaaaaaaaaaaccaataacaGCTTCGTAATTTAGTAATTTCACCAGTAATCAAAGCAAATGCCATTCATTACCCAAAGATACTCTTCTCCTTGGTAGCTCCCCAGATACCGAACCACATTCGGATGATTACATTGTTGCAGCATCTCAATTTCACCGCAAATTTCTTCATAACCCTCCTCCTAAaaccaatcaaaacaaaaattcaaactcaaACCAAGTACAAATCAAATGCACGAAAAACCGAAAAGAAGATAACTAAAACATACCCCTTGAGACAATGAAATGACTTTGATCGCCACCAGCTCCGACGTCTTAATATCCCTAGCTTTATAAACAGCGCCATAAGACCCCTTCCCTGCCATTCGTTCCACTCACAGTTAAATTTCACAGAAAAATTAAACAGAAGTAAATGCAGGAGCAGCTGAAATGCATAGAAGTTGAAAGTACAAGAAACCCACCAAGCTCATTGAGCAGGTCGTACTTCACAGTAGGGTCTTCTCTGGTAATGCTATCGGGTATCGAACTCGAAGACATTTTAGTGGTTTGGCGATACTCTTCGCCCTGCGACGACCCACTGCCCCTCCTCTGCTTCCCAAAGCCTGACTCCGACGAGGCCTGCATGCTTGCCACTGCCCTACTCATCGTCGAACCAACGCCGCTGCTTGTCCTCCTCACCACGGTCCCGCTAACAGACTCTCTCTCACTCGACGGCCTCACCACAAAGGTCGAGAACCCATCGCCGTCTCCGCCATCGTCGAAAGACGCCCGCTTGAAGTCGCGCGACCTCCTCGTGGCCCGATTCCGATCGGGCTTGACGATCATTGTGCCGAAATCGCCGCCATTTTCGTCTTCCTCCTCGTCATCGAAGTAATCGATGGGAGCTCCGCCGCCGAAGTCCTTGGGGAGGCGTTTGAGGAGCGGAGGAAGAGAGGCGTCGTCAtcttcgtcttcgtcttcgtcGGCATTACCCTTGTAGACCATTGTGGCGTAGAGGTCGGTTTCCGGGTCGGAGCTCTTGGGTTTGCTCCGACGTTCGGATTCTGAGTTGGAGCCATCGTCGTCATGGATGACTACGGTTGAGTAATCGGGTTTGGGTGGAGTTTTCCGGGTCCGGCGGGTGGTGGGGGTCGGATCCATTTCAGGAttgggagtgagagagagagagggagatagaAGGAGAGAGTGTGTTAGCAGTTGGCGAACGCCATAGCTCGGAGTGGATGCAAACCAGTTGGAACCAGCTGTTGAGCACGATGACGTAGTTTTCGGGCTCTTGGGCTCATTAGTGTTTCCGATTTGGGCccaaagtaatttgtttttaaaGGATATTAAATACCCATGTTTTTGTAACGGGCCTTGCTACCCATCCCCGCTGGCACTACACCAACTTTATTTTATCAAAACAAGTACGGACAATACTTGTGTCACCTCATGTGTGCATTTCCTTGTCCACTTAATTATGATCACATTTTTActgtaaaaaatttataatcataagaatttactttttaatagatattaaaaaattatcgCTACATAAATCAATTAGTAGAAAATTATTTAGTTTTTGGTTGTTAAAAGTTTAGGGGGAGGGTTCACTTAGTATTATAGTCTAgtgattttctttttcatttataagtgaggTTTTAGATGAGATTCTCGCAAAATGCGAAATTGAACCACATTATCATGACAAGTCTATTGTAAGGTTTAGCCAATTTCCCCaatctcttagtgtagatactatcatttgttcaaaaaaaaagggtaaagtacaaaaaactacctcaactattggtgtcacggcACTTTCATACattatcttttaaaattgacaatgacatacctcatcttatgaatttgtgccaatgttataccttcTGTTAGCTTGGAGTGAATTTCTCagttaaatgttgacgtggcttgattcggggcccattttctattaaaaattattaaaaactaaaaaaatcatttaatattgtttaaatattaaaataataaagaaaagttaaaaaagaaaaaaaaccaacaatCAGTTCCTCCCCTTccccccttctctcttctccccatcttcTCTTCTTCCCTCTTCCTGCAACTtcaacccagaaaaaagaagaggaaaaaaaaaaaaaaaaaccaatttgttTTCCCCACTCCCCGCACCCACTCTACGCACCCAACCTCCTCACCTTCCCACCCACCCTTTGCACCCAACCTTGCACCCACTACCtataacccaaaaaaaaaacccatatctCGTTGAGGTGGAATCGGGAAAATGGGGGGTGGAATCAGGAAAATGGGGGGAATGGATGTGGAGGGAAGATGGTGGGTACGCCGTCGGGGGAGGGGGCCGGATGGACGAACCGggtgtccttttttttttttttttcttttccttctctctcttcttcttctgcttatTCTTCTGCAGGTTGGGTGTAGGGGGacatacccttttttttttccttctctctcttcttcttttgcagGTTGGGGGGGACGGACGAACTcggtttccatttttttttttccttttcttcatcttctccttcctcctcctccttctttctgAGTTGCAAGGGATTGGGTTTATGGTGGGGGGAGGGGGGACGAACTGGATttggtttgggtttttttttttcttcttcttcttcttctttttcctccttcttcttctttttgggttTGTTGGGGGCGGGACGAACtaggttggttttttttttttttcttcttcttcttcttcctcctcctccttcttctttatGGGTTGCAGGaagatggggaagagagagagagggggagggaCGACTTTCTATTAAAACTGggaagagagagggggagagagagagagagtttaaaaaaaattatttttttaatttttaattattaaaatatatttaattattagtgAATGGATCTGCATatagccacgtcagcacttaacagaaaaattaacagaaaatttgACGGAGAtatgacattggcacaaattcataagatgaggtatgacattgtcaattttaaaagatgaggtatgaaaatgtTATGACACcaataattgaggtagttttttgtactttacccaaaaaaaattattttgaggAAAAGGGGAGTCTACCCCATCTCAAGACCAAGGAATACGGCATATCAcataggggtggttcggtatgggatcccataccgaaacccttgtcccgattcccataccgaaattttcgggaatcccaatttcaataccgatcccaaaccaaattttcgggaatcccaattttcgggaatcccgaaatagtttcgggatttcgggacaaatcgggaatcccaaaaataattttgggcttttgggcttttggacaaaaaaaagcTAATATTGGTCCAATTGGACAAAAACCTAATATTGGGCCTGCCCACTGAATGTAACAGCCCCCACATATGGGCTTAACTTTTAttcaaccaaataaaaaaaatattgggcaAATCTTTCCAACAATGGAGATCGTCTCAACAGGGTACAAACCGCGCAGGGTCTCTGCACCTAAAAGAATTGCATCACTTCCTGCACAAAAAGAATGTGCAATACAGAGATAGCATTACAAAAGAGAAGCAAGATGGAATTGTATTTGCAGTATGATTAAAAACCCATATTTCCACATTCGATCTTCCCACTGCAAATCGAGAAAATTCATATAAATCAATGACAGAAATCTACAAGTAGCAACATTATAATTCACAATGCTCCATACCTGAGCAAGAACAATAGAATCTAATacactctcttcttcttctccttctagCACGCACGAAATGCGTCCAGCACAACCATCATCCAATATCGAATTGCTACCGAAGCGGTACAAGGGGATTTTTATACCTGTAAACATTCCTTCATTAATACTCGAAAAAAATCCATGGGAACGATAAAAGCAACAAAATTTGAAGTCCTTCTGATAGTATAAATCGATCGAAAACAACACGATCAATACAAATATAACaagaaaataactaaaaaaCAGATACTACTCAATAAAATTCAACCACAAATATTCAAACCCATCAAATCAAAAGCAAGAAAAATCATAAACCTTGCACAGAAAATGGAGAGCATTGTGATAAAAAGTTACCATCTTGAAACTgcttaaccgtaaccatttCCTACAGCTTAATAAAAAACGAAGTGTTCTGAAAAATGACGAAAAACCCAGAAGGGGAAACACAGGCGGTCGTCGTTTTCAGCAGCAACCACCGCCGGCAAGGAAGGTGAGATCGGAGGGATGCCCACCGGCCGAGGGTAGGGCGCCGCGACCGCCGTGAAACGAAGGGCATGCAAGCAGCGAGTTCAAAGTTCAACCAAGCAGTCTTAAATCCCAAACATTAATTCAAACAGAACAACATATACATCCAAACAGTCTTAAATTTACAAGTAAGAAACACGGAAGTTACGAACTTTTTTACCTGaggtggaggaagaagaagaaggaagaggatgCCTGAGGTGGACCGTGGGTTGTGGAAGGAAAGGACGAGGAAGAAGTGAAGTAGTGAACTCTGCAATTCGTCAAGTGTGGTGGTGGGCCGGTGGCTGGCCGGAATTcgtcacagagagagagagatgagatgaGGGCTCGTCGGCTAGATGAGGGAGAGATCAGAGACGAGAGAAGAGATTCGGGTCGGCTAGAACGAAAGTGAAGTTTGTGAAATGGTTGTGAAATGGTTTCTGACCTAAAAACATATGAACGGCAAAGATTAAATCTAAAACAATGAACGGTTGAAATAATTCTcttataattaaaagaaaaaaatatatatatatatattatataatatttattttcggttcggtatgggaataccgaaaaTTTGAGATTCAAAACCGAATCCCGTACCGAAAATATCGGTTTGGTTCGGGATTACATACCGAAAATTTCgggatttttggtttgggatttttttggtttgggatcgggattttttcggtttggtttgggatttttgggatttttttccagccctaataTCACATGCCTCTTTAAGGACTTACATGAAGGATCTtagctctttttttttgtttttacagaTCGCCAATAATGATTGCTGATAGCCACTTAGAactacagtctagtgatattcctctttacttgtaagtgagagattttttgttcgattctcgccaaaagcgaatttgaaccacattattgctagcccattttgaggctaagcccaccctcccttagtgtagataatatcgtttgttcaaaaaaaagaatgattacCAATAGCGAGACTCGAAGAGATGTTATTGAGAATTATTGATTCATCAATATGAACCAAAGATGGTTAGTATTACTAAGGGTAATTAATACTTTTTATTTGGATTTTTAGTTAGAATTATAAGAAGTTACTAAACGaaccatatacatatatatatatatatatatatatatatatatgaaccaCTAACAATCTCTAGTTTTTACAAAGATGTcttaaaatgatgaatattaAAACGTATTTTGACAATAAAACTGCATTAATCAGAATCGGGTTAGTAATATGTGTAACCTAATCAATGATATTATGATATCTTTATGATATTAAATAATTTCTCGTCACTAAATGTGACGTGATGAGGAAATTTGAAAAGTTAAGAGCATGTTTGGTATCCTACCAAAAAATTTTGATTGTtcctaaaaataattttcaaataacaTCATTTAAAAACAGTTTTCTTTTAagtctcaaaatttcaaaaatttgtttg
It encodes the following:
- the LOC103451756 gene encoding serine/threonine-protein kinase 1 is translated as MDPTPTTRRTRKTPPKPDYSTVVIHDDDGSNSESERRSKPKSSDPETDLYATMVYKGNADEDEDEDDDASLPPLLKRLPKDFGGGAPIDYFDDEEEDENGGDFGTMIVKPDRNRATRRSRDFKRASFDDGGDGDGFSTFVVRPSSERESVSGTVVRRTSSGVGSTMSRAVASMQASSESGFGKQRRGSGSSQGEEYRQTTKMSSSSIPDSITREDPTVKYDLLNELGKGSYGAVYKARDIKTSELVAIKVISLSQGEEGYEEICGEIEMLQQCNHPNVVRYLGSYQGEEYLWIVMEYCGGGSVADLMNVTEDALEEYQIAFICREALKGLAYLHSIFKVHRDIKGGNILLTEQGDVKLGDFGVAAQLTRTMSKRNTFIGTPHWMAPEVIQESRYDGKVDVWALGVSAIEMAEGLPPRSSVHPMRVLFMISLEPAPMLEDKEKWSLVFHDFVAKSLTKEPRLRPTASEMLKHKFIEKCKCGPSAMLAKIEKARQARASMALQAQNIAPPERDNTIEAPKVNEDYGDTVPSRPLQGENEVSSGSTLRKQHISGDVGMAGEGNFGTFIIHEGDERDEISSETESFSAKEPSPAPGFPESSSNTGAGGKLPEPREENSSGITQNSSPVAHTLRASEPSLKTKGISQVQVGGPSSISSGTVKNETVSRKAFAMQDKLWSIYAAGNTVPIPFLRATDISPIALLSDNVLGGMHQDNSGTVAMEALQELFTGDGQSKKGRRGQNEMPLPPSVYKRLFTSPTLMNLAQALAYHKMCYEDMPLQEMQATQEQQTIQNLCDTLRTILRL